A region of Corynebacterium glucuronolyticum DSM 44120 DNA encodes the following proteins:
- a CDS encoding carbohydrate ABC transporter permease, producing the protein MSTKTVTNKPSKSDEAKVGTGAKVALYTVLVFLTVVFLGPIFFIILNSFKNKLAIADSPFALPLGEMWVGLENYAVGLMKEGFLWAILWSFVITILSVAAIVFFSALTAYYITRVKTWWTSALYYLFVFSMVIPFQMVMFPTVKIADMLHLNNPIGIVVLYLGFGSGLSVFMFAGFVKSIPLDIEEAAMIDGCSPLQNYFRVVLPMLKPTAVTVAILNAMWVWNDYLLPYLVIGLSTKYKTIPVVVQSFVGSNGNRDMGAMMAMLVLAIIPIVIFYVATQKHIIEGVAAGAVKG; encoded by the coding sequence ATGTCGACGAAAACAGTGACCAACAAGCCGTCGAAAAGCGACGAAGCAAAGGTCGGGACAGGAGCAAAAGTGGCCCTGTACACGGTCCTCGTCTTCCTGACCGTCGTGTTCCTCGGGCCGATCTTCTTCATCATCCTCAACTCCTTCAAGAACAAGCTCGCCATTGCCGACAGCCCCTTCGCACTGCCGCTGGGTGAGATGTGGGTCGGGCTGGAAAACTACGCCGTCGGCCTCATGAAGGAAGGGTTCCTGTGGGCCATCCTCTGGTCCTTTGTCATCACCATCTTGTCGGTCGCGGCGATCGTGTTCTTCTCGGCACTCACCGCGTACTACATAACCCGCGTGAAAACGTGGTGGACCTCGGCGCTGTACTACCTGTTCGTGTTCAGCATGGTTATCCCCTTCCAGATGGTCATGTTCCCCACGGTCAAGATCGCAGACATGCTGCACCTCAACAATCCCATCGGGATCGTAGTGCTCTACCTGGGCTTCGGCTCCGGCCTGTCGGTGTTCATGTTCGCAGGGTTTGTGAAATCCATCCCCCTCGACATCGAGGAAGCCGCCATGATCGACGGCTGCAGCCCCCTGCAGAACTACTTCCGCGTCGTGCTGCCCATGCTCAAGCCCACCGCCGTCACCGTGGCCATCTTGAACGCCATGTGGGTCTGGAACGACTACCTCCTCCCGTACCTCGTCATCGGCTTGTCGACGAAGTACAAGACCATCCCCGTCGTCGTCCAATCCTTCGTCGGCTCCAACGGCAACCGCGACATGGGCGCCATGATGGCCATGCTCGTCCTCGCCATCATCCCCATTGTCATCTTCTACGTGGCCACGCAGAAGCACATCATCGAAGGTGTCGCCGCCGGCGCGGTGAAGGGCTAA
- a CDS encoding carbohydrate ABC transporter permease, whose amino-acid sequence MQTSLKKYFPIFVLPTLLAFLIAFLVPFVIGFFLSFADFTTITDATFVGIDNYKQAFTAREGFIDSFVFTVLVVIVSIITVNIAAFAIAWTLTRKLKGTNFFRTVFFMPNLIGGIVLGYTWQSMINAVLAKYGTTIVADWKYGYLGLIMLINWQLVGYMMIIYIAGLQNVPPELIEAAEIDGAGRGEILRHVTIPMVMPSITICLFLTLSNTFKLFDQNLALTNGAPRSQTEMVALNIVNTMFNRVGSEGVGQAKAVIFVVVVVVIAMFQLRATRSREVEA is encoded by the coding sequence ATGCAAACTAGCCTGAAAAAGTATTTCCCCATCTTTGTTCTGCCCACGCTGCTCGCGTTCCTCATCGCGTTCCTCGTCCCCTTCGTCATCGGCTTCTTCCTGTCGTTTGCGGACTTCACCACGATCACCGACGCGACGTTTGTTGGCATCGACAACTACAAGCAGGCGTTCACCGCCCGCGAAGGGTTCATTGACTCGTTCGTCTTCACCGTGCTGGTGGTCATCGTCTCCATCATCACCGTGAACATTGCGGCGTTCGCCATCGCCTGGACGCTGACCCGCAAGCTCAAGGGAACGAACTTCTTCCGCACGGTGTTCTTCATGCCGAACCTCATCGGCGGCATTGTCCTCGGCTACACGTGGCAATCGATGATCAATGCCGTGCTGGCCAAGTACGGGACCACGATTGTTGCCGATTGGAAGTACGGGTACCTGGGCCTCATCATGCTCATCAACTGGCAGCTCGTGGGCTACATGATGATCATTTACATCGCTGGGCTGCAAAACGTTCCACCGGAGCTCATCGAGGCCGCAGAGATCGACGGCGCCGGCCGCGGGGAAATCCTGCGGCACGTGACCATCCCCATGGTCATGCCGTCGATCACCATCTGCCTGTTCCTCACCCTGTCCAACACGTTCAAACTGTTCGACCAGAACTTGGCTCTCACCAACGGCGCGCCACGAAGTCAAACAGAAATGGTCGCGCTAAACATCGTGAACACGATGTTCAACCGCGTCGGTTCTGAGGGAGTTGGCCAGGCCAAGGCCGTAATCTTCGTGGTGGTGGTTGTTGTCATCGCCATGTTCCAACTCCGCGCCACGCGTTCCCGGGAGGTTGAAGCGTAA
- a CDS encoding ABC transporter substrate-binding protein, producing the protein MKKMTRFAAVVTAAAVAAAGLAGCSDSSSSADGPSVYFMNAKPEQDAAYQEIAKKYTEETGVEVKVVTAASGTYEQTMKAEVGKKDAPTLFQINGPAGQLRWESYMADLSDAEFTKQLNEDTPPLKNDQGQIIGVPFAVEGYGIIVNEEIFDKYFALPGATATSLKEINSFDKLKEVSDDMQARKADLGIDGAFAAASLSSGEEWRYQTHLLNTPMDQEFKDAGVTDMDNMQFTYNKEFKNLFDLYLEDSTVAPSLTPSKAVSDSMADFALGKAAMVQNGNWAWSQISDVDGNVVKEDKIKFIPMYMGLPDESSRGISVGTESYLAVNSKASEEDQKASIDFANWLYAGDGMQYVVDDLGFIAPFKGFKDLGTPDDPLGKQVAEAIQDSSLKTYPWTFQYMPSQQFKDDFGADLAQYAAGNLEWDEVVKAFQENWAAEKEANWKK; encoded by the coding sequence GTGAAAAAGATGACACGTTTCGCCGCAGTGGTGACCGCTGCAGCAGTCGCAGCCGCAGGTTTGGCGGGGTGCTCGGACTCGAGTAGCTCGGCGGACGGCCCCAGCGTTTACTTCATGAACGCCAAGCCTGAGCAGGACGCGGCGTACCAGGAGATCGCCAAGAAGTACACCGAGGAGACCGGCGTAGAGGTCAAGGTTGTCACCGCCGCCTCCGGCACGTACGAGCAGACGATGAAGGCGGAGGTGGGCAAGAAGGATGCGCCCACGCTCTTCCAGATCAACGGGCCCGCCGGGCAGCTGCGCTGGGAGTCCTACATGGCGGATCTCTCTGACGCGGAGTTCACCAAGCAGCTCAACGAAGATACCCCGCCGCTGAAAAACGACCAGGGCCAGATCATCGGCGTTCCGTTCGCCGTCGAGGGCTACGGCATCATCGTCAACGAGGAGATCTTTGATAAATACTTCGCCCTCCCCGGCGCCACGGCCACCTCGCTGAAGGAGATCAACTCCTTTGACAAGCTGAAGGAGGTTTCCGACGATATGCAGGCCCGCAAGGCGGACCTCGGCATCGATGGCGCCTTCGCGGCCGCCTCTCTCTCCTCCGGCGAGGAGTGGCGTTACCAGACGCACCTCCTCAACACCCCGATGGACCAGGAGTTCAAGGATGCCGGCGTGACGGACATGGACAACATGCAGTTCACGTACAACAAGGAGTTCAAGAACCTCTTTGACCTGTACCTCGAGGATTCCACCGTCGCCCCGTCGCTCACCCCATCCAAAGCCGTGAGCGACTCCATGGCCGACTTCGCGCTCGGCAAGGCCGCCATGGTGCAAAACGGCAACTGGGCCTGGAGCCAGATTTCCGATGTTGACGGCAACGTGGTGAAGGAAGACAAGATCAAGTTCATCCCGATGTACATGGGGCTTCCCGACGAATCAAGCCGCGGCATCTCCGTGGGCACGGAAAGCTACCTTGCCGTTAACTCCAAGGCGAGCGAGGAAGACCAGAAGGCCTCCATCGACTTTGCTAACTGGCTCTACGCCGGCGACGGCATGCAGTATGTTGTCGATGACCTCGGCTTCATCGCCCCGTTCAAGGGCTTCAAGGATCTCGGCACCCCGGACGACCCGCTGGGCAAGCAGGTCGCTGAGGCGATCCAGGATTCCTCACTGAAGACGTACCCCTGGACGTTCCAATACATGCCGTCTCAGCAGTTCAAGGACGACTTTGGCGCTGATCTCGCCCAGTACGCCGCCGGCAACCTGGAGTGGGACGAAGTGGTCAAGGCGTTCCAGGAAAACTGGGCCGCCGAAAAAGAAGCAAACTGGAAGAAGTAA
- the trpD gene encoding anthranilate phosphoribosyltransferase, with amino-acid sequence MISEALKKLVIKEDLTYDEAYAVMDEIMSGESTPTQNAAYLAALSTKSSNAETIDEIMGSAEAMRNHATQVEHPGIEVLEIVGTGGDNAHTFNISTTSAMVAAAGGVTVCKHGNAAATSRSGASDVLQALGVNIHQDPELVNKLLKEVNIAFLYAQQYHQSMKHVADLRKELGFRTVFNILGPLTSPAKPERFVLGVYSEYLVEPLAKVLSHQGVRRGLVVFGQDIMDEISASAPSTICEIRDGYFRTSVIKPEDFGLERCEKKDLVGGDPQENAEITRDVLAGKDRGPHRTAVLMNAGAALFTGDKTETLADGVALAAELIDSGKALQKLEDFIKASNELA; translated from the coding sequence GTGATCAGCGAAGCTCTGAAAAAACTGGTAATTAAGGAAGACCTCACCTATGACGAGGCGTATGCCGTCATGGATGAGATCATGAGTGGGGAGTCCACCCCTACCCAGAACGCCGCCTACCTTGCAGCGCTGTCCACGAAGTCTTCCAATGCGGAGACAATCGACGAGATCATGGGCTCCGCCGAGGCTATGCGCAACCACGCAACGCAAGTGGAGCACCCCGGCATCGAGGTGCTGGAGATTGTCGGCACGGGTGGCGACAATGCCCATACCTTCAACATTTCCACCACCTCCGCGATGGTCGCCGCTGCCGGCGGCGTGACAGTGTGCAAGCACGGCAACGCCGCGGCGACGAGTAGGTCCGGCGCCTCCGACGTGCTGCAGGCCCTCGGCGTGAACATCCACCAGGACCCGGAGCTCGTCAACAAGCTTCTCAAGGAAGTCAACATCGCCTTCCTGTACGCCCAGCAGTACCACCAGTCCATGAAGCACGTTGCCGACCTGCGCAAGGAGCTCGGCTTCCGCACCGTTTTCAACATCCTCGGACCCCTGACGAGCCCGGCCAAGCCCGAACGCTTCGTTCTCGGCGTGTACTCGGAGTACCTCGTTGAGCCACTGGCCAAGGTCCTCTCCCACCAGGGCGTACGCCGTGGCCTCGTCGTGTTCGGCCAGGACATCATGGACGAGATTTCCGCGTCCGCCCCGTCGACAATCTGCGAAATCCGCGACGGCTACTTCCGCACCTCCGTGATCAAGCCCGAGGACTTCGGTCTTGAGCGCTGCGAGAAGAAGGATCTCGTCGGTGGCGATCCGCAGGAGAATGCCGAGATCACCCGCGATGTTCTTGCCGGTAAGGATCGCGGCCCCCACCGCACCGCTGTCCTCATGAACGCTGGTGCCGCACTGTTCACCGGCGACAAGACCGAAACGCTTGCCGACGGCGTCGCCCTCGCCGCTGAGCTCATCGATTCTGGCAAGGCCCTCCAGAAGCTAGAGGACTTTATCAAGGCCTCCAACGAGCTTGCATAG
- a CDS encoding DUF4032 domain-containing protein, which translates to MPERMDISGTALAPALLQLPWELPLEQWPERVITTLPRGISRHTVRFVTLGDGEGTRVIAVKEIGEKVAHHEYHMLRELNRIGAPSVRPLAVITGRRSAEGEELTACLVTDHLSFSLPYRAVFSQKLRPEVAGKLIDSLAVLLVRLHLVGFYWGDVSLSNTLFRRDADTFSGYLVDAETGELPGCLSDTRRMYDVDVARVNIIGELMDLEAGGLMDESMDPIDIGGRITQRYGQLWDELTGEEAIAADETWRVSDRIRRLNELGFDVGELKVEKDDSGQTVTIRPRVVDSGHHNRALMRLTGLDVQEKQAQRMLNSIHTYRALELPELPLEQVAHTWLLDVFLPTVRSVPPELAKKLEPAQIFHEVMEHRWYMAEERGGDVSLAEATESYIQSILPEHRDEETLLG; encoded by the coding sequence ATGCCGGAGAGGATGGATATCTCCGGCACTGCCCTGGCGCCGGCGCTGTTGCAACTGCCGTGGGAGCTGCCGTTGGAGCAGTGGCCGGAGAGGGTCATCACCACCCTACCCAGAGGAATTAGCCGCCATACAGTGCGTTTTGTCACACTTGGCGATGGGGAGGGGACGAGGGTCATCGCCGTGAAGGAGATTGGCGAGAAGGTTGCCCACCACGAGTACCACATGCTGCGGGAGCTCAACCGGATCGGCGCGCCATCGGTGCGACCCCTGGCTGTGATTACGGGTAGGCGCTCGGCGGAAGGGGAGGAACTGACCGCGTGTCTGGTCACCGACCATTTATCGTTTTCCCTTCCCTACCGGGCAGTTTTCTCTCAAAAACTGCGACCAGAGGTGGCCGGGAAGCTCATTGATTCGCTCGCCGTCCTGCTCGTGCGCTTGCACCTCGTCGGGTTTTATTGGGGCGACGTCAGCCTGTCCAACACCCTGTTCCGCCGCGATGCCGACACTTTCAGTGGCTACCTCGTCGACGCGGAGACCGGGGAACTGCCGGGGTGCCTATCGGATACACGGAGGATGTACGACGTCGACGTGGCGCGCGTCAACATCATCGGCGAGCTCATGGATCTCGAGGCAGGGGGCCTCATGGATGAGTCGATGGATCCCATCGACATCGGTGGCCGAATAACCCAGCGCTACGGGCAGCTGTGGGACGAGCTGACCGGAGAGGAAGCGATCGCTGCGGACGAGACGTGGCGGGTGAGCGACCGTATCCGCCGGCTCAATGAGCTGGGGTTCGATGTGGGTGAGCTGAAGGTGGAAAAGGACGATTCGGGTCAGACGGTGACGATTCGCCCACGGGTGGTGGACTCCGGCCACCACAACCGGGCACTTATGCGCCTGACCGGGCTCGATGTTCAGGAAAAGCAGGCGCAGCGGATGCTCAACTCGATCCATACCTACCGGGCGCTCGAGCTCCCCGAGCTCCCCCTCGAACAGGTTGCGCACACGTGGCTTCTCGACGTCTTCCTCCCGACCGTTCGCTCGGTCCCACCGGAGCTGGCGAAGAAGCTGGAGCCCGCACAGATCTTCCACGAGGTGATGGAACACCGGTGGTACATGGCCGAGGAACGGGGTGGGGACGTGTCGCTTGCGGAGGCGACGGAGTCCTATATCCAATCGATTCTTCCCGAGCACCGCGACGAGGAGACGCTTCTGGGGTGA
- a CDS encoding ABC transporter ATP-binding protein, with the protein MAEVRFVNATRIYPGATAPSVDSINLDIADGEFLVLVGPSGCGKSTTLRMLAGLEDVNSGQVFIGDRDVTNVPPKDRDIAMVFQNYALYPHMTVRENMGFALKIAGVDKTQINERVEAAARTLDLTEFLDRKPKALSGGQRQRVAMGRAIVRKPQVFLMDEPLSNLDAKLRVQTRTQIASMQRELGVTTLYVTHDQTEALTMGDRIAVLNKGVLQQVGTPRDLYEHPQNEFVAGFIGSPAMNLGTFTVEGRTARLGEAQVELPESLVGKVDGPEVVLGFRPEALDVDPNGQIPVKVDFVEELGSDSYLYGTLVGGGNLSSGTDSNPDASTSNNIVVRTAPHTAPKPGDTVRLTIKPGMLHAFSATTGKRIEE; encoded by the coding sequence ATGGCTGAAGTTCGCTTCGTGAATGCGACACGTATCTACCCCGGTGCCACCGCCCCCAGCGTGGACAGCATCAATCTGGACATCGCGGATGGGGAGTTCCTCGTCCTCGTCGGCCCGTCGGGCTGCGGCAAGTCCACAACCCTGCGCATGCTTGCAGGCCTGGAGGATGTCAACTCCGGGCAGGTGTTCATCGGGGACCGGGATGTGACGAATGTGCCGCCGAAGGATCGCGATATTGCGATGGTGTTCCAGAACTACGCCCTGTACCCGCACATGACGGTGCGGGAGAACATGGGCTTCGCGCTGAAGATCGCCGGTGTGGATAAGACGCAGATCAACGAGCGCGTGGAGGCCGCGGCGCGGACGCTGGATCTGACGGAGTTTTTGGATCGTAAGCCGAAGGCGCTGTCCGGTGGCCAGCGTCAGCGTGTGGCGATGGGGCGTGCGATTGTGCGCAAGCCGCAGGTGTTCCTCATGGATGAGCCGCTGAGTAACTTGGATGCGAAGCTGCGTGTGCAAACCCGTACGCAGATCGCCTCGATGCAGCGTGAACTCGGCGTGACCACGCTGTATGTGACCCACGATCAGACGGAGGCGCTGACCATGGGCGACCGTATTGCCGTGCTGAATAAGGGTGTGCTGCAGCAGGTGGGCACGCCCCGCGACCTGTATGAGCACCCGCAAAACGAGTTCGTCGCGGGCTTCATTGGTTCCCCGGCGATGAACCTCGGCACGTTCACGGTGGAGGGCCGCACCGCCCGGCTGGGAGAAGCGCAGGTAGAGCTGCCAGAGTCCCTCGTGGGGAAGGTGGATGGCCCCGAGGTCGTCCTCGGCTTCCGCCCGGAGGCCCTGGACGTGGACCCGAACGGGCAGATCCCCGTGAAGGTGGACTTCGTCGAGGAGCTCGGCAGTGATTCCTACCTGTACGGGACACTCGTCGGCGGAGGAAACCTGTCCAGTGGCACCGACAGCAACCCCGATGCGTCGACAAGCAACAATATTGTCGTGCGCACCGCGCCCCACACGGCGCCGAAGCCCGGGGACACCGTGCGGCTGACGATCAAGCCGGGGATGCTGCACGCCTTCTCCGCGACGACGGGGAAGCGGATCGAGGAGTAG
- a CDS encoding alpha/beta hydrolase, giving the protein MLESVELTGPTQSVLFWAALVVPALFLLTRQKCRLTMASVLIIGIVVAVAWALHAPPALAVGGGLLLLLLSACRRPVHALFVAVAVVGSIGIINTQFQMVPTVGAITNWVDYVPYRDLASVRPGQSVRTSLVLGRGRPAEVYLPPAYFEGKRPPVLVLMHGNPGSPSMWMDEGQAPQLFDEFQATHSGMAPVVVSVDATGSFTGNPLCVGWAHDYISDELPQAITQFFRVDEDRSHWVLGGLSYGGTCALQIATTAPDAYGGYIDMSGQREPLAGTKQETVDKYFGGDPQTYRENNPRDLLGDTRKYVGIPVRFIVGEDDRGYRPGIEELYGLAQQAGMNATLAVLPGGHDFRVWREGLIDSLDFIATIGGIDHA; this is encoded by the coding sequence ATGCTTGAGTCAGTAGAGTTGACCGGCCCCACACAGTCGGTCCTTTTTTGGGCTGCGCTCGTCGTGCCGGCCCTCTTCCTCCTCACCCGGCAGAAGTGCCGCCTGACCATGGCATCCGTTCTCATTATTGGGATTGTCGTTGCCGTTGCTTGGGCTCTCCACGCGCCCCCGGCGCTCGCCGTTGGCGGCGGGCTTCTGCTGCTTCTCCTTTCTGCTTGTCGGCGCCCCGTGCACGCCCTCTTCGTCGCCGTCGCCGTCGTCGGCTCGATCGGCATCATCAACACCCAGTTCCAAATGGTCCCCACCGTTGGCGCGATCACCAACTGGGTGGATTACGTCCCCTACAGAGACCTCGCCAGCGTCCGTCCCGGCCAGAGCGTCCGCACGAGTCTCGTCCTCGGCCGTGGCCGCCCCGCCGAGGTTTACCTCCCACCCGCCTATTTCGAAGGCAAACGCCCGCCCGTCCTCGTCCTCATGCACGGCAATCCCGGCTCACCCTCCATGTGGATGGACGAGGGCCAGGCACCACAGCTTTTCGACGAGTTCCAGGCCACCCATTCCGGCATGGCCCCCGTCGTCGTCTCCGTCGACGCCACCGGCTCCTTTACCGGTAACCCCCTCTGCGTCGGCTGGGCCCACGACTACATTTCCGACGAATTACCCCAGGCCATCACCCAATTCTTCCGGGTGGATGAGGACCGCAGCCACTGGGTCCTCGGTGGCCTCAGCTACGGAGGCACATGCGCCCTCCAGATCGCAACGACCGCTCCCGACGCCTACGGCGGCTACATCGATATGTCGGGCCAACGCGAGCCTCTCGCAGGAACGAAGCAAGAAACCGTCGATAAGTACTTCGGCGGTGACCCCCAAACCTACCGAGAGAATAACCCCCGTGACCTGCTTGGCGACACCAGAAAATACGTCGGCATCCCCGTCCGCTTCATCGTCGGCGAAGACGACCGGGGCTACCGCCCCGGCATCGAGGAGCTGTACGGCTTGGCACAGCAAGCGGGCATGAACGCTACGCTTGCCGTCCTGCCCGGGGGCCACGATTTCCGCGTCTGGCGGGAAGGCCTCATCGATTCCCTGGATTTCATCGCCACAATCGGAGGCATCGACCATGCGTAG
- a CDS encoding TetR/AcrR family transcriptional regulator has translation MTARFCNLPADKREHITTAATTEFARHGYEQADTNRIAKEADTSVGVPFKYFPTKADLFIYRRERGRRSSRRRLPPVMESDAGCWRSSESLWMSSARRAQVSGKQSRCTKQ, from the coding sequence ATGACGGCCAGATTCTGCAACCTTCCCGCAGATAAGCGTGAGCACATCACGACTGCGGCGACAACGGAATTTGCGCGGCACGGCTACGAGCAGGCCGACACGAACCGAATTGCCAAGGAGGCCGATACTTCCGTCGGCGTACCTTTCAAGTATTTCCCCACGAAGGCGGACCTATTCATCTACCGGCGAGAAAGGGGGCGAAGATCATCGAGGCGAAGACTACCCCCGGTTATGGAATCGGATGCGGGGTGCTGGAGATCGTCGGAAAGCTTGTGGATGTCATCGGCGAGACGAGCGCAAGTGAGCGGGAAGCAGTCCAGATGTACCAAGCAATGA
- a CDS encoding DUF624 domain-containing protein produces the protein MFSPDSRFYAAFSLAADLVIVNFCMVIASLPIITAGAATKAGAYVTRQLAHDEGSRPFATFWKAFRASFLPPTGYFVGTTCIAVLGIYEIYVIRGAGEGLISPMAALVLESGIWSGLIILTIITVRFYPKCSLKGAVLDAMRDLPRTLLAALGLAALPIVALTTSVGLGMIITYVVLVGLALPWYVAGLILK, from the coding sequence ATGTTCTCACCCGATTCCAGGTTCTACGCCGCGTTTTCCCTCGCGGCGGACCTGGTCATCGTCAATTTCTGCATGGTGATTGCGTCACTCCCGATCATCACCGCAGGAGCCGCGACGAAGGCCGGGGCCTACGTCACACGGCAACTCGCCCACGACGAGGGTTCCCGGCCGTTTGCCACGTTTTGGAAGGCATTTCGTGCATCCTTCCTCCCCCCCACGGGCTACTTTGTGGGTACTACCTGCATCGCAGTGCTAGGAATCTACGAGATTTACGTCATCCGTGGGGCGGGCGAGGGCCTCATCAGTCCCATGGCGGCCCTCGTTTTGGAGTCGGGCATCTGGTCGGGGCTTATTATCCTCACCATCATCACGGTGCGGTTTTATCCCAAGTGCAGCCTCAAAGGTGCGGTATTGGATGCGATGCGTGACTTGCCGCGGACCCTCCTTGCAGCCCTGGGGCTGGCGGCCCTGCCCATTGTCGCCCTCACTACCTCCGTGGGACTTGGGATGATCATTACGTACGTGGTGCTCGTCGGCCTGGCGCTGCCGTGGTACGTTGCCGGTTTGATTCTAAAATAG
- a CDS encoding DUF2334 domain-containing protein gives MSATLLVSISSVFTETRTPAAHFMRELEAWGVPVSLLIAPHIDGNWHLAKDADTRRFFERKIAAGDAFVLNGFDQAVQGRRAEFATLRAHEARLRLTGAVAQMERLGFSTPIFAPPRWRLSEGTLAVLPELGFTRALSTKGIHILNTNTLVQARNLSVGEGYGASRWWRSTITRSVERTARRGGVIRLSVSARNLVKTKVAKDVAAAVAVALELGAKPSTYVEV, from the coding sequence GTGAGCGCAACCCTTTTGGTATCTATTTCCTCCGTCTTCACGGAGACCCGCACGCCGGCGGCGCACTTCATGCGCGAGCTGGAGGCGTGGGGTGTTCCCGTCAGCCTCCTCATCGCCCCGCACATCGACGGCAACTGGCACCTGGCCAAGGACGCAGATACGCGGCGCTTTTTTGAGCGCAAAATCGCAGCTGGGGACGCTTTTGTTCTCAACGGGTTCGACCAGGCCGTCCAGGGTCGCCGCGCGGAGTTCGCCACCCTCCGCGCCCACGAGGCCCGCCTGCGCCTCACCGGTGCCGTCGCCCAGATGGAGCGCCTCGGCTTTTCGACGCCCATCTTCGCCCCACCTCGCTGGCGCCTCTCGGAGGGCACCCTCGCCGTCCTCCCCGAGCTCGGCTTCACCCGCGCACTGTCCACCAAAGGCATCCACATTCTGAACACAAACACCCTGGTCCAGGCACGAAACCTCTCCGTGGGGGAGGGGTATGGCGCCTCCCGCTGGTGGCGCTCCACCATCACCCGCTCCGTCGAGAGGACGGCGCGCCGGGGCGGCGTGATCCGGCTGAGTGTCTCGGCGCGGAACCTCGTGAAGACGAAGGTGGCCAAAGATGTCGCGGCGGCGGTGGCGGTGGCGCTAGAGTTGGGGGCAAAGCCAAGTACCTACGTGGAGGTGTAA